In a single window of the Larimichthys crocea isolate SSNF chromosome XVII, L_crocea_2.0, whole genome shotgun sequence genome:
- the mibp gene encoding muscle-specific beta 1 integrin binding protein isoform X2: MEAMTNTVKGWMENPVKFARSHGVALSPVSDVANPDEQTHILIIEGFLLYNYPPLLDVFDKCYYITIPYEECKRRRSTRQYTVPDPPGLFDGHVWPMYLRHRKTMEETGLDIEYLDGLKSKEEIYNQVYEDIQNSLLNRL; encoded by the exons ATGGAGGCCATGACCAACACCGTAAAAGGCTGGATGGAGAACCCGGTGAAGTTTGCACGTTCCCACGGTGTCGCTCTGTCCCCTGTGTCCGACGTGGCCAACCCCGATGAGCAGACCCACATCCTGATCATAGAGGGTTTCCTCCTATACAACTACCC GCCCCTGCTGGATGTTTTCGACAAGTGCTATTACATCACGATTCCCTATGAGGAGTgcaagagaaggagaag TACAAGACAGTACACCGTCCCTGACCCTCCAGGCTTGTTCGATGGCCATGTGTGGCCGATGTACCTGAGGCACAGGAAAACGATGGAGGAGACCGGCTTGGATATTG agTACCTGGATGGTTTGAAATCCAAAGAGGAGATCTACAACCAGGTGTATGAGGACATTCAGAACAGCCTGCTTAATCGTTTATAG
- the loxl5a gene encoding lysyl oxidase-like 5a, with translation MQKFVLVFIFLDVLVRLGTGQHYVGPWRQRIQWENNGQVYNLLSTGTQYRSPAQVRRRTQMLLTTKNHFNQLQAPVAFTRSSRTRSGNFGGHSQQNDANQVDASVLSAGDAGQYLLASGRPGTQSQSPPRVATRGEAPGYRSQHASSNGTSAASTVIQEFSGSGVPRGGRSTPGDDAGAQQATASPVRSPDFTHIRGGRIRSDTSESTARSHATPGWVPVAEDSGNARRIPQQTSEGGARSAQRAHSLTRVTPESNVSPTALSSNAVEIHFPRPRPDTTRTTDMSDPRDPHSIHHRNSVFYDVYPPDRRNRITVRPPPAPGYGTRFFHNGLPDLVPDPYYIQAASYIQRVQMYALRCAAEENCLSRSAYHPSVRDLDYRVLLRFPQRVKNQGTADFLPVKPRHEWEWHSCHQHYHSMEAFSNYDLLDVTTGQKVAEGHKASFCLEDTSCDPGTRRRFACTVHTQGLSPGCYDTYHANIDCQWIDITDVPPGNYILKVTVNPSQLVQESDFSNNEVLCDIRYTGSYVQARNCRITVS, from the exons ATGCAGAagtttgtgcttgttttcatttttctagaTGTTCTGGTGCGTTTGGGTACCGGTCAGCACTATGTTGGACCGTGGAGACAACGGATTCAGTGGGAGAATAACGGTCAGGTGTACAATTTACTGAGCACTGGGACTCAATATCGTTCACCTGCGCAGGTGAGAAGACGCACTCAGATGTTATTGACGACTAAAAACCATTTTAATCAACTTCAAGCTCCAGTTGCGTTCACGAGATCCTCCAGGACCCGATCTGGAAACTTTGGTGGTCACTCTCAACAAAACGACGCTAATCAAGTGGATGCGTCCGTTCTTAGTGCTGGTGATGCGGGTCAGTATTTACTCGCCTCGGGACGACCCGGGACACAAAGTCAGTCTCCACCGCGCGTCGCTACCAGAGGAGAGGCTCCGGGATACCGTTCACAACATGCATCATCTAACGGCACCTCTGCTGCGTCCACCGTCATCCAGGAGTTCTCTGGCAGCGGAGTCCCAAGAGGAGGCCGGAGCACACCTGGAGATGACGCTGGTGCACAACAGGCCACTGCCTCGCCGGTAAGATCACCGGACTTTACGCACATCCGTGGCGGCAGAATAAGATCTGACACCTCGGAATCAACTGCCCGGTCACATGCTACACCTGGATGGGTCCCCGTGGCGGAGGATAGTGGGAATGCACGTCGCATCCCGCAGCAAACCAGCGAAGGAGGCGCACGCAGCGCGCAAAGAGCGCATTCACTGACCAGAGTTACACCGGAGTCAAATGTTTCTCCCACAGCGCTTTCGAGTAACGCCGTAGAAATACACTTTCCTCGTCCGAGGCCGGATACAACACGGACTACGGACATGAGTGACCCACGAGATCCACACAGTATTCATCACAGGAACTCAGTTTTCTATGATGTTTACCCACCAGATCGCAGAAACAGGATCACTGTGCGCCCTCCACCTGCACCGGGCTATGGAACCAGGTTCTTCCACAATG GTCTCCCAGACTTGGTCCCTGACCCTTATTACATCCAAGCTGCCTCTTACATCCAGAGGGTGCAGATGTATGCACTTCGCTGTGCTGCTGAAGAGAACTGTCTTTCCAG GTCTGCGTATCATCCAAGTGTGAGGGACCTCGACTACAGAGTCCTGCTGCGGTTCCCACAGCGAGTAAAGAACCAAGGAACAGCAGACTTCCTCCCAGTGAAACCCAGGCATGAATGGGAATGGCACAGCTGCCATCa GCATTACCACAGCATGGAGGCCTTTAGTAACTACGACTTGTTGGATGTCACCACTGGACAGAAGGTCGCAGAGGGACACAAGGCCAGTTTCTGTCTTGAGGACACTTCCTGTGACCCGGGAACACGACGACGCTTCGCCTGCACTGTTCACACACAG GGGCTCAGTCCTGGTTGCTACGATACATATCACGCCAACATCGACTGCCAGTGGATCGACATCACTGATGTGCCACCTGGAAACTACATCCTCAAG GTGACAGTGAACCCCTCACAGCTGGTTCAGGAGTCGGATTTCTCCAACAATGAGGTGCTCTGCGACATAAGGTACACAGGAAGCTATGTCCAGGCAAGAAACTGCAGGATCACAGT aaGCTGA
- the mydgf gene encoding myeloid-derived growth factor: MATCNKFCGVTLACALVFALFAAEASSENTKTVEFNVKPGGVVHTFTEGIREYECSFTYASQGGTNEQWLMSVGLSDDDRLFSCSVWRPQGKSYLFFTQFKAELKGTKIEYANAYSQTATAGSSDVPLKPEEFTVGDSTVTHRDGKFSAQLSKLTAIGRTRHDEL; encoded by the exons atggcGACCTGTAATAAGTTTTGCGGCGTTACTTTAGCGTGTGCGCTTGTGTTTGCGTTATTTGCGGCGGAGGCTTCTTCTGAAAACACGAAGACGGTGGAGTTCAACGTTAAACCCGGAGGAGTGGTGCACACGTTCACTGAGGGCATT AGGGAGTATGAATGCTCATTCACGTATGCTTCACAAGGGGGAACCAATGAG CAATGGCTGATGAGTGTGGGTCTGAGTGACGACGACAGGCtgttttcctgctctgtgtggAG GCCTCAGGGGAAGTCCTACCTGTTTTTCACTCAGTTCAAAGCTGAACTGAAGGGAACCAAAATTGAATATGCCAATGCATAT TCACAGACAGCGACGGCAGGATCGAGTGACGTGCCTTTGAAGCCGGAGGAATTTACAGTAGGAGACTCAACAG TGACCCACAGAGATGGAAAGTTCAGCGCTCAACTCTCCAAACTGACTGCCATCGGACGGACACGACACGACGAGCTGTAA